ATCCAGGGCGTTAAAGCGGCTGGATGCGTCATATTCGATGAAGATATCGAGGTCGCTTCCAGCTTTTGCCTGGTCGTTCACCGTCGAACCGAAAAGATAAAGGGCGGTAGCTCCCATAACCCGAACGGCTTTCGCGTTCCTTGTGAGCTGGGCGATGGCTTCGTTTCTGAGCATGCTATCGAGCATGCTATCCAAGATAGCGTAAGCTTGCATACTCCGCCATTGCCGATCGAGATTTTCGTAAATGTTGGACGGAGTTCAGCTTTTGGTAACCAACTTCGGTAACCATAAGAGGTGAAATCAGTTCCGAGTAAGCGTAAGAGCGAGTTGTCCATGTCCTTTGTTGTTTCGCCGGCCGATATTTCTCGCGCCGCCCGCCCGTCTGGCTGGCTGGATACCATCATCAAGGGCGACTGCGTTGCTGCGCTCGAAGCCCTTCCCGATAACTCCGTCGATGTCGTCTTTGCCGATCCGCCGTACAACCTCCAGCTCGGCGGCGCCCTGACGCGCCCGGACCAGTCGCTGGTCGATGCCGTCGATGACGAATGGGACCAGTTCGTCTCCTTCGATGCCTATGATGCCTTCACGCGCGCCTGGCTGCTCGCCTGCCGCCGCGTCCTGAAACCGACCGGCACGCTCTGGGTCATCGGCTCCTACCACAACATTTTTCGCGTCGGCGCGACCTTGCAGGATTTGAATTTCTGGATCTTGAACGACATCATCTGGCGCAAGACCAACCCGATGCCGAACTTCAAGGGCCGTCGGTTCCAGAACGCCCACGAGACCCTGATCTGGGCCTCCCCCAGTGCCAAGGGCAAAGGCTACACTTTCAACTATGATGCCCTGAAGGCCTCCAATGATGACGTGCAGATGCGCTCCGACTGGCTGTTCCCGATCTGCTCGGGCGGCGAGCGCCTGAAGGGCGACGACGGCAAGAAGGTGCATCCGACCCAGAAGCCGGAAGCGCTTCTCGCCCGCATCCTCATGGCCTCCACCAAGCCGGGCGATGTCGTGCTTGATCCCTTCTTCGGCTCCGGCACGACCGGCGCCGTCGCCAAGCGCCTCGGCCGCCATTTCGTCGGCATCGAGCGGGAGCAGGATTATATTGATGCCGCTGCCGAGCGCATTGCCGCCGTCGAACCGCTCGGCAAGGCGACGCTCTCCGTGCTGACCGGCAAGAAGGCCGAACCGCGCGTTGCCTTCAATACGCTGATCGAAAGCGGCCTGATCAAGCCGGGTACGGTACTGACCGATGCGCGTCGCCGCTACAGCGCCATCGTGCGTGCCGACGGCACCATCGCAAGCGGTGGCGATGCCGGCTCGATCCATCGGCTCGGTGCGAAAGTTCAGGGGCTCGACGCCTGCAATGGCTGGACGTTCTGGCACTACGAGCAAGGTGACGAACTGAAGCCGATCGACGATCTGCGCTCGATCATCCGCGCCGACATGGCCAAACTGAACTGATTTCGAATAGGGTTCCCTGCCCAAACACCAAAGCCATCATGCGTCAAGCATGGTGGCTTTGGCGTTTTCAGGCTTTGAAGAGGAAGATGCGCAGGGCGCTCAGACGAGCCCATCCGGCTTCATGAGGGTGTCGAAGCAGGCCTTGCAGTAGCCAAACCGATACCCCTGCGTCTGCCAGGGCTCGACAGGCGCATTGCAGTCAACGCAGTCGATGATCCAGCGCTTCGGACTTTCTCCGACATGGGCCGAAAGGCTTCGGTTCGCGGGATTCTTCCATGTGTCGGGATCGGAGTTCATCGCACCACCTTTCCTGTCGCCAGGAAACGAACATCTGAAGGAGACTATTTCCCATTTACCATAAGATTTTATGGTTTTCACGAGTTTTGATACGCTTTTGAAAGGACGGTCTAAAATACCGAGCAGGCTGCTAAGAGCTTCAATCTTTTAGAACAATTTAACCATCCCTCGCCTATTCTTCAGGCAGGCGAACAACCGTCTGATCAAGCATTCGGCCCGCTGTCGTGTATCGCATGAGTTCCCCCGTCAGAAATCATTCAGACCGGACCCCGTGTGCAGGATACGATTTGTGTCCGGCTCGTCGCGCCTGCCAAGGCAGCGGCCGTCCGGAAAGGATGCGGCCGAAGGGTTTCCGACGGTAAACGGATGGCTTTCTTCCGGTTTTAGTACCTTCAGTCCCGGGGGAACGCTAAAACGCCCAGAATTCCGAGAGGAGTTCTGGGCGTTTCTCTTTGGGGGGCTCCGCGAAAAAATATCGGAACCGCCACGCCATTGCTCTGCAGAAGAGGGGGTACCCTCGTGCTTAAAGGAAGAAGTCGTCGGCATACATCTTGGTGACGCCGCTCATCTTGATTTCGAAGTCGGCCCGGCCGTCGCCGTTGGTGTCGCCTGAGAGGATGCCGCTTGCGAAGCGCAGTTCGCCGGCCTTGCTGTGGAAGGACTGGCCACCGATGAAGCTGAAATCCTGGTTGCCGCTGCGTCCCGTGTTGGCGTCGATCGTGTGCAGATCCACGACATCATATTCCGAGCGGTGGAAGTCGGCGATGATATCACGCGACGTGCCGCGGCCGATTTCGCTCACCGAATTGAAGTCGAACGTATCAGTGCCGCTGCCGCCGTGCAGGTAGTCGCTGCCGGTGCCGCCGATCAGGATGTCGGCCCCCGAGCCACCATAGAGATCGTCATTGCCGGAACCGCCCCAGAGGTCGTCATCGCCACCCAGGCCTTCCAGCAGATCGCTGCCGCCGCGGCCCTTCAGCACGTTACGGCCGTTGCTGCCGGTGATATTGTCGGCTGCATTGGTGCCGGTGGCATTCTCGATGCTGATCAGGTCTTCATAGTGACCCTTGGTTGTCGAGGCCTTCTTGCCTAAGAGGTCGATGGTCACGCCCTTGCCGCGCTGCGAAGCATAGTCGTCCTGCATCTCGTAGCTGATCGTGTCGATGCCGGAGCCGCCGTTGAAGGAATTGTCGAAGCCAACCGAGAGGAAGGTGTCGTTGCCTCCGTCGCCGTAATAGACACTGTTGAGGGTATCGACCTCGAAACGGTCATTGCCGTCGCCGCCGTGAACGATGTCGTACTCGCCCTTGGCGCCCGCGCGGATGTCGGCAATGTAGAGGTCGTTGCCGCTACCGAGATAGATGTCGTTGCCACCTTCGAAGTAGTTGACGACCTTGTCGTAGCCTGCTCCGGCGCTGACATAGTTGTTGCCGCCGTAGGAATCCGTGCGGTTCAGATAAATGTCGTCATCGCCGTCATAAGCGTAGATTTTCACCGCCACATACTTGTTCTGGACGATGTAATCGTCGTCGTCGGTGCCGTAGATGGTAGCCATGGAACAATGCCTTTCGGTGGGAAACGCTGAACTCTATGGATGCGATCATGCTGCCAGGAAGGTGAATGATGGCTGAACCGATTGGGGCGCTTTGGTGATTTCACGAAGGGCTTTTCATGGCCGGAAACGATCTAAGCCAGCGCGTCGTAATCCGTCACCTCGACATTAATGACCTTGCCTTCGGGATTGAAGGTGATGGTCTCTTCGCCACGTCGGCTGAAGGGTGCTCCGGTCGAGGCGCTGGTCGCCTTCAGGCTCCAGACGGCGCGCGCGGCAAAAGGCGAGACCTGCTCGATCAGGCTGTCTTCCGCTACCTGATCCGGATACTCGTCAAAATAACGCCGGAAGGCAGCCATGATGGCATCGCGACCCGCAAGTCCGCCGACCTTGCCCGACGAATAATGTGCATCCTTGACGAAGAAATTCTCGATCGTTGCAAAGTCGAGTTCGTTGATCGCATGGTGAAAACGCGCGGCAAGCGCACAAGGGTCGATCGTCATGGAGTGTTCCTTCAGGCGAGCAGGCCGTAGAGCGTCAGGTCGGCCTTCAACGTCTGCGGGTCGGTGAAATGAACGGCATGCCAGCCGGCCGTACGGGCGCCGACCACATTGGGCATGCTGTCGTCGATAAAGAGTGTCGCTGAAGGTTCCAGCCCGAAGGTGCGGGCATGCAGCTCATAGATAGCGACATCGGGCTTGATAACGCCGGCATCGCCCGAAACCGTGACGCCGCGGGGCAAGGTCAGGAACGGGAACAGCTTCTGGGCTTCCTTGAATGTGTCGGAGGCGAAGTTGGTCAGCAGCGTCACGTCATGACCCTGCGCAATCAGTCCCTCCATTATCGAGACGCTCTCGACATAGGCATGCGGCACCATCTCGTTCCAATGCTTGCGAAAGGCGCGGATGTTTTCGACGTGATCGGGATGCCTGGCGATCAGCAGCTCCTCGGCTTCCACCCAGTCCCGCCCGCGATCCTGCTCCAGGTTCCAGTCATGGGTGCAGACATTGGCGAAGAACCAGTTGCGGTCTGCCTCATCGGGGATCAGCCGGCTGAAGGGCACATTGGGGTCGTAATGGATCAGCACCTTGCCGATGTCGAAGACGATATGGCGGATGTCCGCCCTGGATTTTTCCAGGCTTTTTTCGGCACTCATGTCGGCACGTTCCTCGGTTTCGTCACCCGGGCCGGCCGGAAGGCGTCCGGTATAGCCTGGGCGATTGCCTTTTTCATGACGGTGGGCAGCGCCTGATCCTTCAGCGTTTCCGCCGCCTCCCACCACGCATTGCCCGTCGCCGGGTCGCCGTTTCGCTCGAAGCGGGCCGCGACATTGGCCCGATAGACCGACAAGCGCAATTCAAAATGCGTAAAGATATGAATGATTGCGCCGCAAGCTTCCCACTCGGCATCGAAGGGGCGGCTGGCTGTCGTCGTATCGCCGTCGATGCGCGCGGTCCATTCGGTGCCGGGCACCTCCGTCATGCCACCGAGCAGGCCGGTATCGCCGCGCTTGCGCAACAGGACCGAACCATCAGGCCGGATGGCGACGAAGGCCGCGCCGACGCGTACCGGTTTTTCCTTCTTCGCCGCCTTGCGCGGAAAGGTCTCGGGATCTGCGGTTTTCAGAGCAAGACAGTCCTCATTCAGGGGGCAGAGAGCACAGGCCGGACGCTTTGGCGTACAGATCGTGGCACCGAGATCCATCAGGCCTTGCGCGAAATCGCCCGGCCGCTCTTCCGGCGTCATCTCGCCAACCAGCGCCCGCAGTTCCGGCTTTGCCGCCGGCAGCGGTGTTTCGACCCTATAGAGACGAGAGAAAACACGCTCGATATTGCCGTCGAGAACCGCGCTCCTGCGACCGAAGGCGATGGCGGCGATGGCAGCTGCCGTATAGTCACCAATGCCCGGCAACGTTTTGAGGCCTTCCTCGGTATCGGGAAAGATGCCGCCGTGCTGCGTGGCGACGACCTCGGCGCATTTCTTCAGGTTGCGGGCGCGGGCATAGTAGCCGAGCCCCGC
This genomic stretch from Pararhizobium capsulatum DSM 1112 harbors:
- a CDS encoding nucleotidyltransferase family protein yields the protein MLRNEAIAQLTRNAKAVRVMGATALYLFGSTVNDQAKAGSDLDIFIEYDASSRFNALDLMSIKLLLEEKLKTAVDITTRDGLHPRLKDDIEKSAIKVF
- a CDS encoding site-specific DNA-methyltransferase, producing MSFVVSPADISRAARPSGWLDTIIKGDCVAALEALPDNSVDVVFADPPYNLQLGGALTRPDQSLVDAVDDEWDQFVSFDAYDAFTRAWLLACRRVLKPTGTLWVIGSYHNIFRVGATLQDLNFWILNDIIWRKTNPMPNFKGRRFQNAHETLIWASPSAKGKGYTFNYDALKASNDDVQMRSDWLFPICSGGERLKGDDGKKVHPTQKPEALLARILMASTKPGDVVLDPFFGSGTTGAVAKRLGRHFVGIEREQDYIDAAAERIAAVEPLGKATLSVLTGKKAEPRVAFNTLIESGLIKPGTVLTDARRRYSAIVRADGTIASGGDAGSIHRLGAKVQGLDACNGWTFWHYEQGDELKPIDDLRSIIRADMAKLN
- a CDS encoding calcium-binding protein — protein: MATIYGTDDDDYIVQNKYVAVKIYAYDGDDDIYLNRTDSYGGNNYVSAGAGYDKVVNYFEGGNDIYLGSGNDLYIADIRAGAKGEYDIVHGGDGNDRFEVDTLNSVYYGDGGNDTFLSVGFDNSFNGGSGIDTISYEMQDDYASQRGKGVTIDLLGKKASTTKGHYEDLISIENATGTNAADNITGSNGRNVLKGRGGSDLLEGLGGDDDLWGGSGNDDLYGGSGADILIGGTGSDYLHGGSGTDTFDFNSVSEIGRGTSRDIIADFHRSEYDVVDLHTIDANTGRSGNQDFSFIGGQSFHSKAGELRFASGILSGDTNGDGRADFEIKMSGVTKMYADDFFL
- a CDS encoding nuclear transport factor 2 family protein, producing the protein MTIDPCALAARFHHAINELDFATIENFFVKDAHYSSGKVGGLAGRDAIMAAFRRYFDEYPDQVAEDSLIEQVSPFAARAVWSLKATSASTGAPFSRRGEETITFNPEGKVINVEVTDYDALA
- a CDS encoding HAD family hydrolase, with translation MSAEKSLEKSRADIRHIVFDIGKVLIHYDPNVPFSRLIPDEADRNWFFANVCTHDWNLEQDRGRDWVEAEELLIARHPDHVENIRAFRKHWNEMVPHAYVESVSIMEGLIAQGHDVTLLTNFASDTFKEAQKLFPFLTLPRGVTVSGDAGVIKPDVAIYELHARTFGLEPSATLFIDDSMPNVVGARTAGWHAVHFTDPQTLKADLTLYGLLA
- the mutY gene encoding A/G-specific adenine glycosylase translates to MLSLSPAAHTAQCLLAWYDRHHRDLPWRVSPPMARSGIMPRPYDVWLSEVMLQQTTVQAVKPYFEKFLRLWPEVTDLARADTEEVMKAWAGLGYYARARNLKKCAEVVATQHGGIFPDTEEGLKTLPGIGDYTAAAIAAIAFGRRSAVLDGNIERVFSRLYRVETPLPAAKPELRALVGEMTPEERPGDFAQGLMDLGATICTPKRPACALCPLNEDCLALKTADPETFPRKAAKKEKPVRVGAAFVAIRPDGSVLLRKRGDTGLLGGMTEVPGTEWTARIDGDTTTASRPFDAEWEACGAIIHIFTHFELRLSVYRANVAARFERNGDPATGNAWWEAAETLKDQALPTVMKKAIAQAIPDAFRPARVTKPRNVPT